The nucleotide sequence AATGCGCCCCCTCGCAAAAAACTGGCTCCAGCAGCTTTAACCCGCCGTGCCGTTTCCACAATCATCTGCTCATTCTCAACCGAACAGGGACCGGCAACCACTACCAGGGGATGGTGCTCCCCAAAACTCACCGAACCATTCGGGGTAAAAACTGTGACTTCGCTGGCTTCCCCATGGCGGTACTCGCGGCTGGCACGCTTATAGGATTTTTCAACCCGCAACACCATCTCAATCCAGGGACTCAGTTCCTGAATCTGCAACGGATCCATCTCAGCCGTTTCGCCCACCAGCCCAATGACAACCTTGTGCCTGCCAACAATTTTCTCAGGTACCAGCCCCCAGGTCGTAAATTCCCCTGTCAGGCGGCTGATTTCATCCTCTGGAGAACCAACCTTCATAACTACGATCATGGTGGATTGTCCTGCTGACTACTTGGGAGAGTGGGTTCAATCAGTCTGCCAGCGGCATGGGCCGGCTTAAAGGATGGGATTATCAGCCGTCAAAGCCTGCGAATTCAAATCCGCGAATCAAATCTGCAAATTCAAATCTGCAAATTCAGGAGTCGGTCTTTTGCTTACTGGAGCGCCAGGATTCCGTCAAACGAGCAAAGTTCACTTTGAACTCACTCCAACCAAACCAGGACCCCAAGCGATCTTCATCCCAGGAAGCAGATAATGCTCCATAGCTCAACCCCAGGACGCCCAGACCAAAAAATGCCAGGTTGACCAGTAATACCGCTACATTGGGAAGCTTATACCAGTGCTGGGTGATAACCACGTAGCTGACAATCAGCGTCAGCATACCCATAGAAGTTGGGATGCCACAGAAAAAGGCCATTCGCCGTGCCATCCGACGACTGATCACCTCTGGAATGGCTGCCGCCTGATTCCGAGTCGATCGCCCAGAGGATGTACCTGTGCGCTTAACACTGGCTTTGGCATCAGCACTGGCATCGGCTTTGATAACAGTTGCTGGAGTTGACTTTCTAGCAGGCTTTTTCCGGCTTTGAGCTGGCTCAAAGGGTAGCCGGTTTTCAGGCAAATTGTCGCTGGCAGCGGCTTTACCGTTGCCCTTTGATGGCTTGGGGGACTTTGCTGCCATAGGACTGAGTGCTCCTTAACCGCGAATGCCGAGCCTGGTAATCAATGCCCGATAGCGATCCTGATCCTGTTTTTGAATATACGCCAGGAGGCGCTTCCGCATCCCAATCATTTTTAGCAGACCGTGACGGGAGGCATGATCTTTCTTATTAGAGCGGAGGTGTTCACTCAGACGCTGAATCCGCTCGGTGAGCATTGCCACCTGAACGTCAGCCGATCCGGTATCGGTTTCGTGAATCTGGTATTCAGAGATAATTTCTTGTTTGCGCTGTTGCAGCAGAGCCATGAGTTGTTTGGTGTGTCTGTAATTTTGTTAGCAGTCTATAATCTTACCACAGGGAAAAGGGAGATGAAAACGTCAGGCCTCACGGGCGATCGCCCCCTCTCCTAAAGCAAACCCCGATAGCGAATAAATACCAGAATGACAGCCCAGGATCCTAATGCCACTTTAATGGCGACCAGAATATTGAGCAGGGGAACAACGCCCCCACTGAGCAGAGCACCCAGCTCACCGTGGGGCAACTCAAGCCCAATCAGCGTGAAGGCTGCCAGAATCGTAAAAACCAGCACTGAAATTTTTTCCCAGGTCGCCGCCCGCCAGCGCTGGTAAATCGCCTCCATCCGCTCCAGGGATGAGGTGATTGCTACCAGCCCAATGGCTGTCCCACCGGCGACCCCAGCGGCAAACCCGCCCCCCGGACTGAGATGCCCCCGAATGGCCAGTTCAACTCCAACCAGCGCGGCAATAGTGGCACCCAATTGTGCCAGTACAATCGAAGGTTGGTCAGTAAACCGATGGATTGTGTGAGATGGACGTTCATTTGCCAGGAGGAAGTGGGCACCCATAATAGCGATGGTAAATACGATGACTTCAAAAATGGTGTCATACAACCGATTTCTGAAAATAACCCCCGAAACCGCATTGGGCACTCCACTATCCTGAACAATGGTTTCGACAATTGAAAGGTCCGGTAGATCCGCAATCGGGTTTGGCATTAGTAGAAATTTGACATAAATCAAAATTCCTGCCGCAATGTAGAGCCATTTCATTCAACGCTTCTCCCTATGAATGCTTTTCCCCAGGACTGGACGCCGTCCCATCAGACACGGTCACATAAATCAGATTGGTTGCGGGTGACGCCAGTTCAGCCAGGAGGATCTCGTAAAGGCGACGGATTCGAATTGTAGTGTAGTAAGGCTTCGACTCCATCTTATGTGTGGTCAGCTCTTGCGTGGTCAGCATCTGGTAAGCTGACAGCCCAGCCTGTTTCGGCTCTGTCTTTGACAGAACCATCTCCTGAGCATCCGGGTGCGATCGCTGAATGCAGGTGGCATGAACTTCTTTTTCCACCAATGCCTGATGTAAAGACGGTAGATCAGGATAGGGAACCAATTCAAGCCGCAGATGGTATCGGTTTGCAATGGTTCGCAGATCCGCAATCAGTTGAGCAAAAAGGCAGATACCTGTAGATTTCTCGTCTGCATCCAGCAAGCTATCGTTCAGCACCCCCAGTCTCATCACCATGGATGACCGGACCGCCACAGCATAGAGCGTAATCGCCAGCATGGTTCCCACCAGGGCTTCCGTCAACGCCACATCCGCCGCTCCCAAGACTGCGTAAACCAGTGCTGCTACTCCTCCCAGAATCCCCCGAACCACCAGGGCATTGTAAGGGTTGACCTGGATCGTCAGCATGAATGCTGACAGGGGCAGCAGGGCAACAATGATATACAGGTAGCTATCGTTCATCCCTTCCTCCGCTACTGGAGCAGTACGCCAGCACATACCCCAGGACTGTATTCCAGATTGCCAGAGAAATGAGGGCAAGTACAAGCAACGACCATTCACTGGGGATCTTCAGAAGGAGTCCGCAAATAATGCTCATGGAGCCGAGGGTATCCGCAACGGAAAGGCTATGTAGTTTGAACAGCACCGATCGTTTCCCCAATAGAGGAAACGTACCCCAAAACCAGAAAACAATTCCTACACCAATGCAAAGATAGCCAAGGATGTCAACCATTATTGTGGTTATGTATATTCGTTTACCTGAACTATTCGTTTACCTGAAGTGATTTATTTGTGTTTATTATTTGTATTGAATTATTCACACTTATTTTATACATCTATGTATCTATCCGTCTATTCATTATTCATTGATCCGTTTGATCGTCTGTGCCAGTAGCATTAGCCCGGCATTGCCTACACTCAGGATAATCACCCCCACCACCCCAATCATCCAGTCATCCCGCAGGACAGAAATAACCAGGATCATTACGGATGTTTTCGTGGCAATACTGGCAAATGCCAGCATCTTCTGCCAGATATCCTCATCCTGCCATGCTTCATACATAGGAATCAGCAACGCCAAAATCATTGCAATTAGCATCAGGTTCATCATTTCTTGAGTCGTGGTAAGAGGGAGACGGGAGAGGATGAGGGGAATTATCAGTTGTTAGAGTTAGTTGTTAGACAGGCATGTTCGCCTTTGACGGTTGATGCTGCCAGTTTCCCAACTCAAAGCGGGCTTCATACCCCTTTCCTGTATGATCAACGGCAACCGCAATTGCGTCAATGGGTGGGACCCAAAGACTGACGTCATCCACAAGATTAGCGTTGCTGATTTCAGGTATGAACTGAGCGTTGTATGAGTTGAAACTTTGTTCCAATTCATACTGCTATTCAGCACCACCACAAGATTTAACAGCGTTCACGGTCTACCAGAGGCAGTTTATCCTGATCGGCAGCCTCAGGGAATGATCCGTTCTTCTGATGAGGGGTAGGAAATCAGGTCACGGAAAGTGCGGAAAGTTCACCATAAACTCTGTCTTTATGAACGGGCAAAGAGAGAGCCAGAGTGATTAACTGGAAAGAGTAGTTAGATTTGGTTGCCAATTTTTCTGTGTTTGTAGGAATGAATCATCCTCTGGTTAGGAAAGCGGATCCCATGCCCTGAAACTTGATCACAGAGGCGCAGGACAGAAGTTCTCTATGCCCAGGGAACTATAAGATGAACGGCCCTGAATTCAGCCAAAGGCGATCGCTCAGATCTCCAACTTCTCGAAGAAGTTGGAGATCTTTCAACCCCCTATATCAGTGCCATTCACCAGCACTATTCAACTACAGGTTGATTCCTCGATGCCCTCCGTGTCTCTGTGGTTCTGCGTCTCTGTGGTATAGTTCCAGGCTTTTCGGTTCATTCAACCCACAATCCCAGGAAACTATCCCCGTATAGACAGTCAAACCAGAGGTCTATTGTTACAATACTTTACATACCCGTCCCGTCCTGACTGCAAGCCCATGAATGCAAAGACTGCCCATCTTGAATCGGTTCCACTCAGCTCAGGCAGAATTGCTGTCGAGACTCCTGAGCAGTTTCTTTCTGAACCCCTCCACCGGGAAATGGTTGAACAGCCCAGAGAATCAACCCTGCTGATTGAAAGAGATGCGGCACTGGGGTTTGATGCGCCCTTAAATTCGCCCCATTCATTTCCGGTTGACCCTGATACTGCGGGACTACGATACGACCCGGAGGTCATTGCTGCTTATTACAGGAAGCGTCCTTTTGCAGTCATGGGAAGAGTTTTGCAGATCTTTTTCCCTTTTCTGACCTTTGGTCTGGGCTGGTGGTTGAGACGGGACAAGGTCATCAGTGAACAGAAACGTCGGCAGCAGGCAGCTCGTTTGCGTGAGATTTTGACCCGGTTGGGACCTGCTTTTATTAAGGTGGGGCAGGCCCTTTCTACTCGCCCCGATCTGGTCCATCCGACCTATATGGAAGAGCTGGCCAAGTTGCAGGATCAGTTGCCTCCTTTTGACAATGCCGTCGCATATCGATTCATTGAAGAAGAACTGGGAAAACCACCGGAAGCCATCTATGCTGAGCTGACTCCAGAACCGATCGCGGCAGCCTCCCTGGGACAGGTTTATAAGGGCAGATTAAAAACTGGGGAAGTGGTTGCGGTCAAAGTTCAGCGTCCCGGACTTGCCCAGGGGATTGCACTTGACATGTATATCCTTCGGACCCTGGCCCATCTGGTGAAAAAGCATGTGAAATGGGTGCGCAGTGACCTGGTGGGCATCATGGATGAATTTGCTGCCCGCATCTTTGAGGAAATGGACTATATCCAGGAAGGGCGGAATGCTGAGCGGTTTGCCCAACTGTACGGAAGTATTCCAGACATCTATGTGCCTCGCATTTACTGGCAGTACACTGGGCGGCGAGTGCTGACGATGGAATGGATTACTGGCACCAAGCTGACTCAGCCAGAAGCAGTTCGTGCTCAGGGCGTAGACGCCAGTTATCTAATTGAGGTAGGTGTGCAGTGCTCACTGCGTCAGCTCCTGGAGAATGGATTTTTCCATGCGGATCCCCACCCTGGAAACCTGTTAGCCACCCCTGATGGCAAGCTGGCTTATCTGGACTTTGGCATGATGAGCGAGGTGAAGCCACCCCAGCGCTATGGGTTGATCGAGGCGATTGTCCATCTGGTCAACCGTGACTTTGAAGGACTGGCAAATGACTATGTGAAGCTGGAGTTTCTCAGCCCTGACACCGATCTGACACCGATTATTCCGGCATTTGCAACGGTATTTAGCGATGCCCTGGGAGCCAGTGTGGCTGAAATCAACATCAAAAGTATTACCGACCAGCTCTCAGCGTTGATGTACGAGTATCCATTCCAGGTGCCTGCCTACTACGCGCTGATCATTCGATCGCTCGTCACCTTAGAAGGGATTGCCATCAATGTGGATCCTGAGTTCAAGGTATTGAGCAAGGCTTATCCCTACGTGGCAAAGCGGTTGCTGACAGATCCGGCTCCTGAACTGCGGGCGTCCCTGCGAGATTTGTTGTTCAAAGATGA is from Leptothermofonsia sichuanensis E412 and encodes:
- a CDS encoding PAM68 family protein; this translates as MAAKSPKPSKGNGKAAASDNLPENRLPFEPAQSRKKPARKSTPATVIKADASADAKASVKRTGTSSGRSTRNQAAAIPEVISRRMARRMAFFCGIPTSMGMLTLIVSYVVITQHWYKLPNVAVLLVNLAFFGLGVLGLSYGALSASWDEDRLGSWFGWSEFKVNFARLTESWRSSKQKTDS
- the rpsO gene encoding 30S ribosomal protein S15 — translated: MALLQQRKQEIISEYQIHETDTGSADVQVAMLTERIQRLSEHLRSNKKDHASRHGLLKMIGMRKRLLAYIQKQDQDRYRALITRLGIRG
- a CDS encoding Na(+)/H(+) antiporter subunit B: MKWLYIAAGILIYVKFLLMPNPIADLPDLSIVETIVQDSGVPNAVSGVIFRNRLYDTIFEVIVFTIAIMGAHFLLANERPSHTIHRFTDQPSIVLAQLGATIAALVGVELAIRGHLSPGGGFAAGVAGGTAIGLVAITSSLERMEAIYQRWRAATWEKISVLVFTILAAFTLIGLELPHGELGALLSGGVVPLLNILVAIKVALGSWAVILVFIRYRGLL
- a CDS encoding DUF4040 domain-containing protein, with the translated sequence MNDSYLYIIVALLPLSAFMLTIQVNPYNALVVRGILGGVAALVYAVLGAADVALTEALVGTMLAITLYAVAVRSSMVMRLGVLNDSLLDADEKSTGICLFAQLIADLRTIANRYHLRLELVPYPDLPSLHQALVEKEVHATCIQRSHPDAQEMVLSKTEPKQAGLSAYQMLTTQELTTHKMESKPYYTTIRIRRLYEILLAELASPATNLIYVTVSDGTASSPGEKHS
- a CDS encoding monovalent cation/H(+) antiporter subunit G; this translates as MVDILGYLCIGVGIVFWFWGTFPLLGKRSVLFKLHSLSVADTLGSMSIICGLLLKIPSEWSLLVLALISLAIWNTVLGYVLAYCSSSGGRDER
- a CDS encoding ABC1 kinase family protein, yielding MNAKTAHLESVPLSSGRIAVETPEQFLSEPLHREMVEQPRESTLLIERDAALGFDAPLNSPHSFPVDPDTAGLRYDPEVIAAYYRKRPFAVMGRVLQIFFPFLTFGLGWWLRRDKVISEQKRRQQAARLREILTRLGPAFIKVGQALSTRPDLVHPTYMEELAKLQDQLPPFDNAVAYRFIEEELGKPPEAIYAELTPEPIAAASLGQVYKGRLKTGEVVAVKVQRPGLAQGIALDMYILRTLAHLVKKHVKWVRSDLVGIMDEFAARIFEEMDYIQEGRNAERFAQLYGSIPDIYVPRIYWQYTGRRVLTMEWITGTKLTQPEAVRAQGVDASYLIEVGVQCSLRQLLENGFFHADPHPGNLLATPDGKLAYLDFGMMSEVKPPQRYGLIEAIVHLVNRDFEGLANDYVKLEFLSPDTDLTPIIPAFATVFSDALGASVAEINIKSITDQLSALMYEYPFQVPAYYALIIRSLVTLEGIAINVDPEFKVLSKAYPYVAKRLLTDPAPELRASLRDLLFKDDSFRWNRLENLLRNARHSSDYDLGQVVDQTLDYLFSERGELIRQNLVNEVVKSIDTLAVNTFNQFSLTLNDRLGLTVHRSAVSSDSQKTLEHIKRIWNILQETRGFDPARILPVIPRLLFNPNVHQMGQQIAGGLAQRAIARFIREFLLAEELQPAPEPLTNPPLPANQPRLSPVGYSE